The proteins below come from a single Leifsonia sp. 1010 genomic window:
- a CDS encoding glycosyltransferase family 4 protein, protein MENRAKRILIVTPDTIGERMAGPAIRAWHVAQALSAVGEVRLASTVGATVTSPEFTIVHAGQDALKPHAEWADVVIIQGHILRTHTWLKAMDVLIVADIYDPVHLEWLEQGRDLPEADYYASSVDSVEVMNDQIERADFMVCASEKQRDFWLGQLAAMTRVNPATYAADPTLRNLLDVAPFGIQDAPPVQKAHGIRGVVDGIGPDDKVILWGGGVYNWFDPLTLISAVGRLAKEHPEVRLFFLGVKHPNPDVPQMEMERAARRLSDELGLTDSVVFFNETWVPYDQRADFLLDADLGVSTHLEHIETAYSFRTRVLDYWWAGLPVVATDGDTFAPLIRDNGLGRVVPPQDVEALEAALGELLFDDAERGRIRENVRAFAGRMHWSTTLEPLVRYVRAPYPAADRVRGVISQRNQITADLRKRIAGMESSSSWRVTAPLRLAGEWVARLRGRAPERPE, encoded by the coding sequence ATGGAGAATCGCGCGAAACGCATCCTCATCGTGACACCCGACACGATCGGCGAGCGGATGGCGGGCCCGGCCATCCGGGCGTGGCACGTCGCCCAGGCGCTCAGTGCCGTCGGAGAGGTGCGGCTCGCCTCCACGGTCGGCGCGACCGTCACCTCGCCGGAGTTCACCATCGTCCACGCCGGGCAGGACGCTTTGAAGCCCCACGCGGAGTGGGCGGATGTCGTGATCATCCAGGGCCACATCCTCCGCACGCACACGTGGCTCAAGGCGATGGATGTGCTCATCGTCGCGGACATCTACGACCCCGTGCACCTGGAGTGGCTGGAGCAGGGCCGCGACCTCCCCGAGGCCGACTACTACGCATCCTCCGTCGACTCCGTCGAAGTCATGAACGACCAGATCGAGCGCGCCGACTTCATGGTGTGCGCCTCGGAGAAGCAGCGCGACTTCTGGCTCGGTCAGCTCGCGGCGATGACCCGGGTGAACCCGGCCACCTACGCGGCCGACCCCACGCTCCGCAACCTGCTGGATGTGGCGCCGTTCGGAATACAGGACGCCCCGCCCGTGCAGAAGGCCCACGGCATCCGCGGCGTCGTCGACGGCATCGGACCGGACGACAAGGTCATCCTGTGGGGCGGCGGTGTCTACAACTGGTTCGACCCGCTCACGCTGATCTCAGCGGTCGGCCGGCTGGCGAAGGAGCACCCGGAGGTCCGGCTGTTCTTCCTGGGCGTGAAGCACCCCAACCCGGACGTGCCGCAGATGGAGATGGAGCGCGCCGCGCGCCGCCTCTCCGACGAGCTGGGACTGACCGACTCCGTGGTCTTCTTCAATGAGACCTGGGTTCCCTACGACCAGCGCGCCGACTTCCTGCTGGACGCCGACCTGGGCGTGAGCACCCACCTCGAGCACATCGAGACGGCCTACAGCTTCCGCACCCGGGTGCTCGACTACTGGTGGGCGGGCCTGCCGGTCGTCGCCACCGATGGCGACACCTTCGCGCCGCTCATCCGCGACAACGGACTCGGACGCGTCGTGCCGCCGCAGGACGTGGAGGCGCTGGAGGCCGCGCTCGGCGAGCTGCTGTTCGACGATGCGGAGCGTGGGCGGATCCGCGAGAACGTGCGGGCATTCGCCGGGCGGATGCACTGGTCGACCACCCTGGAACCGCTGGTGCGCTACGTGCGGGCGCCCTACCCGGCGGCGGACCGCGTCCGCGGGGTCATCTCGCAGCGCAACCAGATCACCGCCGACCTGCGGAAGCGCATCGCGGGCATGGAGTCGAGCTCGTCGTGGCGGGTCACCGCCCCACTGCGCCTGGCCGGCGAGTGGGTCGCCCGCCTCCGTGGGCGGGCGCCCGAACGGCCCGAATAG
- a CDS encoding glycosyltransferase family 2 protein, translated as MPGADSPSVLIVTVTHNTGEVLRAFLRSARTATAQPAQIVVVDNASADTTVEREACAEFGAEFLALDENLGYGGGIEEGVRHGSSDAEFLVIANPDVEFSPGSVDELVRVLRERPAAGSAGPRILNVDGTVYPSARSLPSLRTGVGHAIFGRIWPGNPWTRRYRGVDYESDAVRPVGWLSGACLVVRRDAYEQIGGFDTSYFMYFEDVDLGARLSKAAWANLYAPTASVVHTGAHSTSTASRRMEAVHHESAYRYLSRKYTGWYLLPVRVVLWVGLRVRQWWVTR; from the coding sequence ATGCCCGGAGCCGACTCCCCCTCCGTCCTGATCGTCACCGTCACCCACAACACCGGCGAGGTGCTGCGCGCCTTCCTGCGCTCAGCACGGACCGCGACGGCCCAGCCGGCCCAGATCGTCGTTGTCGACAACGCCTCGGCCGACACGACCGTGGAGCGGGAGGCGTGCGCCGAGTTCGGTGCGGAGTTCCTCGCCCTCGACGAGAACCTGGGCTACGGCGGTGGGATCGAGGAGGGCGTCCGGCACGGATCGTCCGACGCGGAGTTCCTGGTCATCGCCAATCCGGACGTCGAGTTCTCCCCCGGATCGGTGGACGAGCTGGTGCGCGTGCTGCGCGAACGGCCGGCCGCGGGCTCCGCCGGGCCGCGCATCCTGAACGTCGACGGAACGGTGTATCCGTCCGCCCGCAGCCTCCCCTCGCTCCGCACGGGGGTCGGTCACGCGATCTTCGGCCGCATCTGGCCCGGCAACCCGTGGACGAGACGCTACCGCGGGGTCGACTACGAGAGCGACGCCGTCCGTCCGGTCGGCTGGCTGTCCGGTGCGTGCCTGGTCGTGCGTCGCGACGCCTACGAGCAGATCGGCGGCTTCGACACCTCGTACTTCATGTACTTCGAGGACGTCGACCTCGGCGCCCGCCTCAGCAAGGCCGCCTGGGCCAACCTCTACGCGCCGACCGCGAGCGTCGTGCACACCGGAGCGCACTCGACGAGCACCGCCTCCCGGCGCATGGAGGCCGTCCATCACGAGAGCGCGTACCGCTATCTGTCGCGCAAATACACCGGCTGGTACCTGCTGCCCGTCCGCGTGGTCCTGTGGGTCGGCCTGCGCGTGCGGCAGTGGTGGGTCACCCGATGA
- a CDS encoding ABC transporter ATP-binding protein has protein sequence MTDKLTTRPETRTAESSPEIVVIDDVSKRFVLRKDNSLKERLVAFGRGRKHREEFWALRNVSATITAGHTVALIGHNGSGKSTLLKVIGGIVDPTSGTVSRRGRIAALLELGAGFHPDLTGRENVYLNASIMGLSRAETEARFDDIVAFSGIGDFIDTQVKFYSSGMYVRLAFAVAVHTDPDLLLVDEVLAVGDEAFQRKCLDKIRSFQEEGRTIILVTHTLSQVIELCDRAILLNQGEIVFDGEPRDAVSQFRDILEERRVTEVDANGRLTAPEREARINVVSAKPDGKTVGSPLERDDDLLITMQIDHYQPVEGWTCGVQIDNAMGQVVLGTSTPRAGTDLPASTGPQTLQLRLQRPQFGPGKYFVNVSLMDPTGRHFADLPQATSFDVAQDPSTVGMLYAKPTFSIVDD, from the coding sequence ATGACGGACAAACTCACCACCCGCCCGGAGACCCGCACCGCGGAGAGCTCGCCGGAGATCGTCGTCATCGACGATGTCTCGAAGCGCTTCGTGCTGCGCAAGGACAACTCCCTCAAGGAGCGCCTCGTCGCCTTCGGCCGCGGCCGGAAGCATCGCGAGGAGTTCTGGGCGCTGCGGAACGTCTCGGCGACCATCACCGCCGGTCACACCGTCGCCCTGATCGGTCACAACGGCTCCGGCAAGTCGACGCTGCTCAAGGTCATCGGCGGCATCGTCGACCCGACGAGCGGCACCGTCAGCCGACGCGGCCGCATCGCGGCGCTGCTGGAGCTGGGGGCCGGGTTCCACCCCGACCTGACCGGTCGCGAGAACGTCTACCTCAATGCCTCGATCATGGGGCTGAGCCGCGCCGAGACCGAGGCCCGGTTCGACGACATCGTGGCGTTCTCGGGCATCGGCGACTTCATCGACACCCAGGTGAAGTTCTACTCCTCCGGCATGTACGTGCGTCTGGCCTTCGCCGTTGCCGTCCACACCGACCCCGACCTGCTGCTCGTCGACGAGGTCCTCGCTGTCGGCGACGAGGCGTTCCAGCGCAAGTGCCTCGACAAGATCCGCTCGTTCCAGGAGGAGGGGCGCACCATCATCCTGGTGACGCACACCCTCAGCCAGGTGATCGAGTTGTGCGACCGCGCCATCCTCCTCAACCAGGGCGAGATCGTGTTCGACGGGGAGCCGCGTGACGCGGTGTCGCAGTTCCGCGACATCCTCGAGGAGCGCCGCGTGACGGAGGTCGACGCCAACGGCCGTCTGACCGCCCCGGAGCGCGAGGCCCGCATCAACGTGGTCTCCGCGAAGCCGGACGGCAAGACCGTCGGTTCCCCGTTGGAGCGCGACGACGACCTCCTCATCACCATGCAGATCGATCACTACCAGCCCGTCGAGGGCTGGACCTGCGGCGTCCAGATCGACAACGCCATGGGTCAGGTCGTCCTGGGCACCTCGACGCCGCGCGCCGGGACGGACCTGCCCGCGTCGACCGGGCCGCAGACCCTGCAGCTGCGGTTGCAGCGGCCGCAGTTCGGCCCGGGCAAGTACTTCGTCAACGTGTCCCTGATGGACCCGACGGGCCGCCACTTCGCCGACCTCCCCCAGGCGACCAGCTTCGATGTCGCCCAGGATCCGTCGACGGTGGGGATGCTGTACGCCAAGCCGACCTTCTCGATCGTCGACGACTGA
- a CDS encoding ABC transporter permease — MSAQARFEALSRQKLAPVGAASPTGRRSIAALKEIFSHREMLSLLVRRDLKSRYKDSALGFVWTLIRPLTQLFIYYIVIGKFLSAERGIPEFAVYVFTGLTAYGLLSEIIGGGTASIVGNAGLIKKVYLPREVFPLASVGSALFNFAIQLGILLIFTAILGSFPWSPDFFYFFPALLVLLVYGTAFALLLSALNVYLRDIQYLVEVLLLLLLWASPIVYSWSMVKDILGPSLALEIYTDNPITLAVLGFQKAFWMGGQATAEYPAGLALRLGIAFVIGLVLLVSFQRVFQRLQGNFAQAL, encoded by the coding sequence ATGTCAGCCCAGGCGCGATTCGAGGCTCTCTCCCGCCAGAAACTGGCGCCGGTCGGAGCCGCCTCGCCCACCGGCCGACGGTCGATCGCCGCGTTGAAGGAGATCTTCTCGCACCGCGAGATGCTCTCGCTGCTCGTCCGGCGCGACCTGAAGTCCCGCTACAAGGACAGCGCCCTCGGCTTCGTCTGGACACTGATCCGGCCGCTGACGCAGCTGTTCATCTATTACATCGTCATCGGCAAGTTCCTGTCCGCCGAGCGCGGCATCCCCGAGTTCGCGGTGTACGTCTTCACCGGTCTGACGGCCTACGGCCTGCTCAGCGAGATCATCGGCGGCGGTACCGCCTCGATCGTGGGCAACGCCGGACTGATCAAGAAGGTGTACCTCCCCCGCGAGGTGTTCCCGCTGGCGAGCGTCGGATCGGCACTGTTCAACTTCGCCATCCAGCTCGGGATCCTGCTGATCTTCACAGCGATCCTCGGCTCCTTTCCGTGGTCGCCGGACTTCTTCTACTTCTTCCCGGCACTGCTGGTGCTGCTGGTCTACGGCACTGCCTTCGCCCTGCTGCTCTCGGCACTCAACGTCTACCTGCGCGACATCCAGTATCTGGTGGAGGTGCTGCTGCTCCTCCTGCTCTGGGCCTCCCCCATCGTCTACTCGTGGAGCATGGTCAAGGACATCCTCGGCCCGAGCCTCGCGCTCGAGATCTACACCGACAACCCGATCACGCTGGCGGTCCTCGGCTTCCAGAAGGCGTTCTGGATGGGCGGCCAGGCCACCGCGGAGTACCCCGCCGGCCTCGCTCTGCGCCTCGGCATCGCCTTCGTCATCGGTCTGGTGCTGCTGGTGTCCTTCCAGCGCGTCTTCCAGCGCCTCCAGGGCAACTTCGCGCAGGCTCTCTAG
- a CDS encoding glycosyltransferase family 2 protein gives MTVMVRDEADIIRPMIEHHLDQGVDILIVTDNGSVDGTAEILGEFAERGLIDLRHDPVQRKQQSSVVTGMARDAATRYGADWVVNADADEFWVTRDPALTLKQAFEHIDPALRAFTVPVVDMTGPAALAGTGLQRLIYRDERSVEQLNAVGLHAHSTPDAVHVGDPEIEVAQGNHFVNLESTGEPDPAYAVEVLHFPWRSWRQFAHKVENAGRAYESNPELTPSPNHHGMRDYRRLRAGSLLASYLVRNPTSEELERGLADGSFRLERRIADRWPSPVPDELVDEQAYAQEYAYGRELGAMELRIRELERQGVRERDMIFELSDQVGALNAHIAELSAALTEARQRADERLSAKVARVVRQRSGRRDHA, from the coding sequence ATGACGGTGATGGTCCGCGATGAGGCGGACATCATCCGGCCGATGATCGAGCACCATCTCGATCAGGGGGTCGACATCCTGATCGTGACGGACAACGGCTCCGTCGACGGCACCGCGGAGATCCTCGGCGAGTTCGCCGAGCGCGGCCTGATCGACCTGCGCCACGATCCCGTGCAGCGCAAGCAGCAGAGCTCCGTCGTCACGGGGATGGCGCGCGACGCCGCCACCCGGTACGGAGCGGACTGGGTCGTCAACGCCGACGCCGACGAGTTCTGGGTCACCCGCGACCCGGCGCTCACGCTCAAGCAGGCGTTCGAGCACATCGACCCGGCGCTCCGTGCGTTCACCGTCCCGGTCGTGGACATGACGGGGCCGGCCGCCCTGGCCGGCACCGGTCTGCAGCGACTGATCTACCGCGACGAGCGGTCGGTCGAGCAGTTGAACGCGGTCGGACTGCACGCCCACTCCACGCCGGACGCCGTACACGTCGGCGACCCCGAGATCGAGGTCGCGCAGGGCAACCACTTCGTCAACCTCGAGAGCACGGGCGAGCCGGACCCCGCCTACGCGGTGGAGGTGCTCCACTTCCCGTGGCGCTCGTGGCGGCAGTTCGCCCACAAGGTCGAGAACGCCGGCCGCGCCTACGAGAGCAACCCCGAGCTCACGCCGAGCCCCAACCATCACGGGATGCGCGACTACCGCCGGCTCCGCGCCGGCTCCCTGCTGGCGTCCTACCTGGTGCGCAATCCGACCTCCGAAGAGCTTGAGCGCGGGCTCGCCGACGGCTCCTTCCGGCTGGAGCGGCGGATCGCCGACCGCTGGCCGTCGCCCGTCCCCGACGAGCTCGTGGACGAGCAGGCGTACGCGCAGGAGTACGCGTACGGCCGGGAGCTCGGCGCGATGGAGCTGCGCATCCGGGAGCTGGAGCGGCAGGGCGTGCGCGAGCGCGACATGATCTTCGAACTGAGCGATCAGGTCGGAGCCCTCAACGCGCACATCGCCGAACTCTCCGCCGCGTTGACGGAGGCACGGCAGCGCGCCGACGAACGGCTCTCCGCCAAGGTCGCCCGGGTCGTCCGGCAGCGCTCCGGCCGCCGCGACCACGCCTGA
- a CDS encoding glycoside hydrolase family 99-like domain-containing protein has translation MASRGRQIRRNISAAFQIAASGIAPRETVIPPQPHPADHAAWVDRRTGKLRPTLPDAWASRYEYPAAPARIGVLMHVFYTDLVAELCEQLRNIPVPFDLIVTNASGEELDLPLDGVPLAGHVAVLPVANHGRDILPMVEVVNAGLLDPYELVLKVHTKKSTWREEHAELSGTGDDWRSSLYGTVLGSADNVQTVLGAFAEDPSVGIVTADEDIVGTEFWGGDLERTRALMRRLQLSVSEHDLRFASGSVYWIRGFLLQGLRAFAMDAEDFEPEAGQVDGTTAHAVERALGLVTLEAGYRIAGRGTIEAPADDSWRHFELDADRTARARVIPFYLPQFHTFPENDQWWGPGFTEWSNVTAARPIFEGHNQPLLPSELGFYDLSVEGVRDRQYDLARSAGIEGFMYYYYWFSGKKLMDLPVERLHAADGDQPFCLMWANENWSRRWDGSESSILIAQDYDQVPAEQFIEDVMHLLLDPRYIRVDGKPLVAVYKIAQLPDFPQTLQRWRERAVEEGLPGLHIATVDVGREMDGIDGALSDYGIDAFLEFAPHNRRWTTVDLEKLDRFDPRFEGHVLSYPEMAVTSELVLREPVEDERYPGVMVNFDNTARRQWRPDLWYGSNPYTFRRWLNSAISAVADREPEHRIVFVNAWNEWAESAVLEPSQRFGRTFLLAVKDALLR, from the coding sequence GTGGCATCCAGAGGACGGCAGATCCGCCGCAACATCAGCGCAGCGTTCCAGATCGCGGCGAGCGGCATCGCTCCGCGCGAGACGGTCATCCCGCCGCAGCCCCACCCGGCGGACCACGCGGCCTGGGTGGATCGTCGCACCGGGAAGCTCCGGCCGACGCTGCCGGACGCGTGGGCGTCGCGGTACGAGTACCCGGCGGCACCCGCCCGGATCGGCGTGCTGATGCACGTCTTCTACACGGATCTGGTGGCCGAGCTGTGCGAACAGCTGCGGAACATCCCGGTGCCGTTCGACCTCATCGTCACGAACGCGAGCGGCGAGGAGCTGGACCTCCCTCTGGATGGCGTCCCGCTGGCCGGACACGTCGCGGTGCTGCCCGTCGCGAATCACGGCCGCGACATCCTGCCGATGGTCGAGGTCGTCAACGCCGGGCTGCTCGACCCGTACGAGCTCGTCCTCAAGGTGCACACGAAGAAGAGCACCTGGCGGGAGGAGCACGCGGAACTGTCCGGCACGGGCGACGACTGGCGCTCCTCTCTCTACGGCACCGTGCTCGGCTCGGCGGACAACGTGCAGACCGTGCTCGGCGCTTTCGCGGAAGACCCGAGCGTCGGGATCGTCACCGCGGACGAGGACATCGTCGGCACGGAGTTCTGGGGCGGCGACCTGGAGCGGACGCGAGCCCTCATGCGCCGCCTGCAGCTCTCGGTCAGCGAGCACGACCTCCGCTTCGCCTCGGGCTCCGTGTACTGGATCCGCGGCTTCCTGCTTCAGGGACTCCGGGCGTTCGCCATGGACGCGGAGGACTTCGAGCCGGAGGCCGGTCAGGTCGACGGGACGACCGCGCACGCGGTCGAGCGCGCGCTCGGGCTGGTGACGCTCGAGGCGGGCTACCGGATCGCCGGCCGCGGGACCATCGAGGCCCCCGCCGACGACAGCTGGCGGCACTTCGAGCTGGACGCCGACCGCACGGCGCGCGCCCGCGTCATCCCCTTCTACCTGCCGCAGTTCCACACCTTCCCCGAGAACGACCAGTGGTGGGGACCGGGGTTCACCGAGTGGTCGAACGTCACGGCGGCACGGCCCATCTTCGAAGGGCACAACCAGCCGCTGCTCCCCTCGGAACTGGGCTTCTACGACCTCTCGGTGGAGGGTGTGCGGGATCGGCAGTACGACCTCGCCCGGTCCGCCGGCATCGAGGGCTTCATGTACTACTACTACTGGTTCTCCGGCAAGAAGCTCATGGACCTGCCCGTGGAGCGGCTGCACGCCGCCGATGGGGACCAGCCGTTCTGTCTGATGTGGGCCAACGAGAACTGGTCGCGGCGCTGGGACGGCAGCGAGTCCAGCATCCTCATCGCCCAGGACTACGACCAGGTGCCGGCGGAGCAGTTCATCGAGGACGTCATGCACCTGCTCCTCGATCCGCGGTACATCCGCGTCGACGGCAAGCCGCTGGTCGCCGTGTACAAGATCGCCCAGCTGCCCGACTTCCCGCAGACGCTGCAGCGCTGGCGGGAGCGCGCCGTCGAGGAGGGCCTGCCCGGCCTCCACATCGCCACGGTCGACGTGGGGCGGGAGATGGACGGCATCGACGGCGCCCTCTCGGACTACGGGATCGACGCCTTCCTCGAGTTCGCTCCGCACAATCGCCGCTGGACCACCGTCGACCTCGAGAAGCTCGACCGTTTCGACCCGCGCTTCGAGGGGCACGTGCTCAGCTATCCCGAGATGGCGGTCACCTCGGAGCTCGTCCTCCGCGAGCCCGTGGAGGACGAACGCTACCCCGGCGTGATGGTCAATTTCGACAACACGGCGCGCCGCCAATGGCGACCCGACCTCTGGTATGGTTCCAATCCGTACACGTTCCGGCGTTGGTTGAACTCGGCCATCTCCGCCGTCGCCGACCGTGAACCCGAACATCGCATCGTCTTCGTGAACGCGTGGAACGAGTGGGCGGAGTCTGCTGTGCTCGAACCGTCGCAGCGCTTCGGCCGGACGTTCCTGCTCGCCGTGAAGGATGCGCTCCTCAGGTAA
- a CDS encoding rhamnan synthesis F family protein, with amino-acid sequence MAPHRASERVLDLVRRDVTVERGPARPPAGDRIAIVASWGTDNQVSRSLGELVGALDAAGYPSIVVRASDDRSPLRWPTPLPESTIVVRKPNIGYDFGSWAVGLDRFRSVAKRRNVILVNDSMLGPFAPLDGMIDSFEGTAADVWGATNTRQIVPHLQSYLLGFHGGVLADPAIRQFWRNIKHLDDKTSIIGDYELGFSRLLRAEGLTSRAWFDSERVVSPTDNPVITGWRRLVELGFPFVKRELVRDPSVTPDARLAPEIIRERFGADVDEWL; translated from the coding sequence GTGGCCCCGCACCGCGCCTCCGAGCGCGTCCTCGATCTCGTCCGCCGCGATGTCACGGTCGAGCGCGGACCGGCCCGGCCGCCCGCCGGCGACCGCATCGCCATCGTCGCCAGCTGGGGAACCGACAACCAGGTGAGCCGCTCGCTCGGCGAGCTGGTCGGCGCCCTCGATGCGGCCGGCTACCCGTCCATCGTGGTCCGCGCATCGGACGACCGCTCGCCGCTGCGCTGGCCGACTCCCCTGCCCGAGTCGACGATCGTCGTGCGCAAGCCCAACATCGGTTACGACTTCGGTTCCTGGGCCGTCGGCCTCGACCGGTTCCGCTCCGTCGCGAAGCGCCGCAATGTGATCCTCGTCAACGACTCCATGCTCGGCCCGTTCGCACCGCTCGACGGGATGATCGACTCCTTCGAGGGGACCGCCGCCGACGTCTGGGGCGCCACGAACACGCGGCAGATCGTGCCGCACCTGCAGAGCTACCTGCTGGGCTTCCACGGGGGCGTGCTCGCCGATCCCGCGATCCGTCAGTTCTGGCGCAATATCAAGCACCTCGACGACAAGACCAGCATCATCGGCGATTACGAGCTGGGCTTCAGCCGCCTCCTGCGCGCAGAGGGCCTGACGTCGCGCGCGTGGTTCGACTCGGAGCGTGTCGTGTCGCCCACCGACAACCCGGTCATCACCGGGTGGCGGCGACTGGTCGAGCTCGGCTTCCCGTTCGTCAAGCGGGAACTGGTGCGTGACCCCTCCGTCACGCCGGACGCCCGTCTGGCCCCCGAGATCATCCGCGAGCGGTTCGGCGCCGACGTCGACGAGTGGCTGTGA
- a CDS encoding glycosyltransferase: MPNLRPGVVSVVLVNFRGTDDTLQAIRHLREQDWPAERLEIVVVENGSGDDSAERLRAIEGITLIVSKKNLGFAGGCNLGVRSSSGDIVAFLNNDARPDARWIAAAVERFGESSAIGAVASKVLDWDGELVDYIGSALTWFGQGYKPLTAQPVPSSADEPADVLFGTGSAMFVRRDVYDALGGFDERYFMFFEDVDLGWRLNLRGWRYVYEPRSLAYHKHHASMSKFGAFKETYLLERNALYTQYKNLGDEALADALPATLALAVRRAVAKGDLDSASFDLRKGGDDAPTQEVSRETLAGVFAIDQFVENLPSLAESRREIQASRVVSDARLWSLFGQTDAPSFQNDHYLEGYDKLATAFAVTEPPQVTRVLIITGDPIGEKMAGPAIRAWHMAEALSADNEVTLVSLAGVEPVSAPFRVAHVRPGDDRAMKPFEREADVIVFQGLAMALFDSIRTTDKIIVADIYDPMHLEQLEQGRELGAAQWKKQVGDATDVLNEQLERGDFFLCASERQRHFYLGQLAALGRVNPSVYETDPDLERLIDVVPFGLSSTPPRHEREVLKGVRPGIGVEDKVLLWSGGLYNWFDPTSLIRAVAALNETHPDVRLFFQGTKHPHPGVPEMGIVAESRALARELGVLDSAVFFNDSWVDYADRQNYLTEADAGVSTHFAHIETTFSFRTRILDYLWAELPMVVTEGDHFADLVREEKLGIVVPSGDVAALRDALEKILYDEAFVKAAKRNIRRVRERYFWENVLRPLTAFVADARHAPDLVESGAVRSSRPVAGRAVRRKKHGIRHDVGLFFHYLSNGGPKVVAKKITSRVKRSL, encoded by the coding sequence ATGCCGAACCTCCGTCCCGGCGTCGTCTCCGTCGTTCTCGTGAACTTCCGCGGGACCGACGACACCCTCCAGGCGATCCGTCATCTGCGTGAGCAGGACTGGCCCGCCGAGCGTCTCGAGATCGTCGTCGTCGAGAACGGTTCGGGGGACGACAGCGCCGAGCGGCTGCGCGCGATCGAGGGGATCACGCTGATCGTCTCGAAGAAGAACCTCGGGTTCGCCGGCGGCTGCAACCTCGGTGTGCGGTCGTCCTCCGGCGACATCGTCGCCTTCCTGAACAACGACGCCCGTCCGGATGCGCGGTGGATCGCGGCCGCCGTCGAGCGCTTCGGCGAGAGCAGCGCGATCGGTGCGGTCGCCAGCAAGGTGCTCGACTGGGACGGCGAGCTGGTCGACTACATCGGCTCGGCGCTGACCTGGTTCGGTCAGGGCTACAAGCCGCTCACCGCCCAGCCCGTCCCCTCCAGCGCCGACGAGCCGGCCGACGTGCTGTTCGGCACCGGGTCGGCGATGTTCGTCCGCCGCGACGTCTACGACGCACTGGGCGGTTTCGACGAGCGCTACTTCATGTTCTTCGAGGACGTCGACCTCGGCTGGCGTCTCAACCTCCGCGGCTGGCGCTACGTCTACGAGCCGCGTTCGCTGGCGTACCACAAGCACCACGCCTCGATGAGCAAGTTCGGGGCGTTCAAAGAGACCTACCTGCTGGAGCGCAACGCGCTGTACACGCAGTACAAGAACCTCGGGGATGAGGCGCTCGCCGACGCGCTGCCGGCCACCCTCGCGCTCGCCGTCCGACGCGCGGTGGCCAAGGGCGACCTCGACTCCGCCTCCTTCGACCTCCGCAAGGGCGGCGACGACGCGCCGACGCAAGAGGTGTCGCGCGAGACCCTGGCCGGTGTCTTCGCCATCGACCAGTTCGTCGAGAACCTGCCGTCGCTGGCCGAGTCGCGGCGCGAGATCCAGGCATCCCGGGTCGTCTCGGACGCGCGGCTGTGGTCGCTGTTCGGCCAGACGGATGCGCCCTCGTTCCAGAACGATCACTATCTCGAGGGCTACGACAAGCTGGCGACCGCGTTCGCCGTCACCGAGCCGCCCCAGGTGACCCGCGTGCTCATCATCACCGGCGACCCCATCGGCGAGAAGATGGCCGGCCCCGCCATCCGCGCCTGGCACATGGCCGAGGCGCTCTCCGCCGACAACGAGGTCACCCTCGTCTCGCTCGCGGGCGTCGAGCCGGTCTCCGCGCCGTTCCGCGTCGCGCATGTCCGGCCCGGAGACGACCGTGCGATGAAGCCGTTCGAGCGCGAGGCCGACGTCATCGTCTTCCAGGGCCTGGCGATGGCGCTGTTCGACAGCATCCGCACCACCGACAAGATCATCGTCGCCGACATCTACGACCCGATGCACCTCGAGCAGCTGGAGCAGGGCCGCGAGCTCGGAGCCGCTCAATGGAAGAAGCAGGTCGGCGACGCGACGGACGTCCTCAACGAGCAGCTGGAGCGCGGCGACTTCTTCCTGTGCGCGTCGGAGCGCCAGCGTCACTTCTACCTCGGTCAGCTGGCGGCCCTCGGCCGCGTGAACCCGTCGGTGTACGAGACCGACCCGGACCTCGAGCGGCTGATCGACGTCGTACCGTTCGGGCTCTCCAGCACCCCGCCGCGGCACGAGCGCGAGGTGCTCAAGGGCGTCCGGCCGGGCATCGGCGTCGAGGACAAGGTGCTGCTGTGGAGCGGCGGGCTCTACAACTGGTTCGACCCGACATCCCTCATCCGGGCCGTCGCCGCGCTGAACGAGACGCACCCCGACGTCCGGCTGTTCTTCCAGGGCACCAAGCACCCGCATCCCGGTGTCCCGGAGATGGGCATCGTCGCGGAGTCGCGGGCGCTCGCCCGCGAACTCGGCGTGCTCGACAGTGCTGTGTTCTTCAACGACTCGTGGGTCGACTACGCCGACCGGCAGAACTACCTCACCGAGGCGGATGCGGGCGTCAGCACGCACTTCGCCCACATCGAGACCACCTTCTCGTTCCGGACCCGCATCCTCGACTACCTGTGGGCCGAGCTGCCCATGGTGGTCACCGAGGGCGACCACTTCGCCGATCTGGTGCGCGAGGAGAAGCTCGGCATCGTGGTCCCGTCCGGCGATGTCGCCGCCCTGCGCGACGCGCTGGAGAAGATCCTCTACGACGAGGCGTTCGTGAAGGCCGCGAAGCGCAACATCCGTCGCGTGCGCGAGCGGTACTTCTGGGAGAACGTCCTGCGCCCGCTCACCGCGTTCGTCGCCGACGCCCGGCACGCGCCGGACCTCGTCGAGAGCGGCGCCGTGCGGTCGTCGCGTCCGGTCGCCGGGCGGGCCGTGCGCCGCAAGAAGCACGGCATCCGCCATGACGTCGGGCTGTTCTTCCACTACCTGAGCAACGGCGGCCCGAAGGTCGTCGCCAAGAAGATCACCAGCCGGGTCAAGCGGTCGCTGTGA